One window of the Carnobacterium maltaromaticum DSM 20342 genome contains the following:
- a CDS encoding thioredoxin family protein, with protein MKKNIVIFVLALITFGTVLTVKYSDKLLYFCNVSSLKKLDTNDLKSLTKQEGTHIVYIGRPTCEYCIDFVPKLNKVVKETNLEVNYYDTDKNRKDLQMTELLTELNVETVPAVIVVKDKTVVKQINPTKLSAIDLENEFLKYN; from the coding sequence TTTGTGCTTGCTTTAATCACGTTTGGAACAGTTTTGACAGTGAAATATTCAGATAAATTATTATATTTTTGCAATGTAAGTTCTTTAAAAAAGTTAGATACGAATGATTTAAAATCATTAACAAAACAAGAAGGGACTCATATTGTTTATATTGGTAGACCTACATGTGAATATTGTATTGATTTTGTTCCTAAATTGAATAAGGTAGTAAAAGAAACAAACCTTGAAGTAAATTATTATGACACGGATAAAAATAGAAAAGATTTGCAAATGACAGAGTTATTAACTGAATTAAATGTTGAAACGGTTCCTGCAGTTATAGTTGTAAAAGATAAGACAGTTGTCAAACAAATTAATCCAACAAAATTGAGTGCAATCGATCTGGAAAATGAATTTTTAAAATATAACTAA